A region from the Candidatus Binatia bacterium genome encodes:
- the odhB gene encoding 2-oxoglutarate dehydrogenase complex dihydrolipoyllysine-residue succinyltransferase: MAFEVRIPSLGESVSEAVIGRWIKQDGELVQADEPILELESDKANMDLAAEQSGRLKVLKKAGETVQEGDVVAVIEPAEGAAAGATEPAQAAPEAAKPAPAAAATSTESKPAPAAAPSTSARPTEQALSVASAKPAAEQPLSPAVRRIVAEENLDVSGVEGTGPHGRLTKADVLELAEQRKSKVTPISAPAASATSASSGAAAASAPSASAARAAAPARAPRPELGDEAQLEERVPMSRMRQVIARRLVEAQHTAAILTTFNEADMSAIIELRTRYKEAFQKKHGVGLGFMSFFVAACCHAAREVPELNAEIQGNEIVYRRYVHMGVAVGTERGLVVPVVRNADRLSFAEIEREIARLAELARAGKLSVDDLSGATFTISNGGVYGSLLSTPILNPPQSGILGMHKIEKRPVVVDDQIVVRPMMYLALSYDHRIVDGQGAVTFLVRVKEALEDPTRLLLGL, from the coding sequence ATGGCGTTCGAGGTTCGCATCCCGTCGCTCGGCGAGTCGGTCAGCGAGGCCGTCATCGGCCGCTGGATCAAGCAGGACGGCGAGCTGGTCCAGGCCGACGAGCCGATCCTCGAGCTCGAGAGCGACAAGGCCAACATGGACCTCGCGGCCGAGCAGTCGGGTCGGCTGAAGGTGCTGAAGAAGGCCGGCGAGACCGTGCAGGAGGGCGACGTCGTCGCGGTGATCGAGCCCGCCGAGGGCGCCGCGGCCGGCGCGACCGAGCCTGCTCAGGCTGCGCCCGAAGCGGCGAAGCCGGCGCCCGCGGCTGCGGCGACAAGCACAGAGTCCAAGCCCGCGCCCGCCGCGGCACCGTCGACGTCCGCGAGGCCGACCGAGCAGGCGCTGTCCGTCGCGTCGGCGAAGCCCGCGGCCGAGCAGCCGCTCAGCCCGGCCGTGCGCCGCATCGTCGCCGAGGAGAACCTCGACGTCAGCGGCGTCGAGGGCACGGGCCCGCACGGCCGCCTGACCAAGGCCGACGTGCTCGAGCTCGCCGAGCAGCGCAAGAGCAAGGTCACGCCGATCTCGGCGCCGGCCGCATCCGCGACCTCCGCGTCGAGCGGTGCCGCTGCGGCTTCCGCGCCGAGCGCGTCCGCCGCGCGCGCCGCCGCGCCGGCGCGCGCGCCGCGTCCGGAGCTCGGCGACGAAGCCCAGCTCGAGGAGCGCGTGCCGATGTCGCGCATGCGTCAGGTGATCGCGCGCCGCCTGGTCGAGGCGCAGCACACCGCCGCGATCCTGACGACGTTCAACGAAGCCGACATGAGCGCGATCATCGAGCTGCGCACGCGCTACAAGGAGGCGTTCCAGAAGAAGCACGGCGTCGGGCTCGGCTTCATGTCGTTCTTCGTCGCCGCCTGCTGTCACGCGGCGCGCGAGGTGCCGGAGCTCAACGCAGAGATCCAGGGCAACGAGATCGTCTACCGCCGCTACGTCCACATGGGCGTCGCGGTCGGCACCGAGCGCGGGCTCGTCGTGCCGGTCGTGCGCAACGCAGACCGCCTGTCGTTCGCCGAGATCGAGCGCGAGATCGCGCGCCTCGCCGAGCTCGCGCGCGCCGGCAAGCTCTCGGTCGACGATCTCTCCGGCGCGACCTTCACCATCAGCAACGGCGGCGTCTACGGCTCCCTGCTCTCGACGCCCATCCTGAACCCGCCGCAGAGCGGCATCCTCGGCATGCACAAGATCGAGAAGCGCCCCGTGGTGGTCGACGACCAGATCGTCGTCCGACCGATGATGTACCTCGCCCTGTCCTACGATCACCGCATCGTCGACGGACAGGGCGCCGTGACGTTCCTGGTCCGCGTCAAGGAAGCGCTCGAAGACCCGACGCGACTGCTGCTCGGGCTCTGA
- a CDS encoding adenylate/guanylate cyclase domain-containing protein: protein MPPAAIPGARFEAPPQRPHRVRALREVPPRRTTESPRARLAAGTLGQKALFVLLLAVFLFGLWITVADKLRRVGEPDVGFLIDGGVVSPTRPDASDAGLRGGGIALAVNGVALSDLDRLTERIPAVRRELGASNTITFERIDGTVREVTVPVQLWDWHDALFTEGGSGLIGLLFFVVGTLVFALRPYEITSWALYALATIVGAALITIFVPITDDRDLLASVYFRFIIGVTAFVPYHLALAFPVPHRLLLRGRGALWLIYGGGVAQGLYNLVAWRLGFVGPFAYTRTTAAVAMVAAIVLFVVRCAEHAVRSRDALVKQRARILLAGIVFGLGPLVVLQLAQQAIGVTGFDMRFAFWALGILVVALARITLRPELMNARIAVRRALIYATVVGVLTLLAVALVSVRPYAVALLLLPLLYVWPHFDAWLDDWLYPQRAHFPELLREIGNEMATCGTVDDVLDVLTRAPERLCDARSSVAFLLAGTTGGEERVRSSDGAPVSGTMPLGDETVVLLLRTTRKEILRDRIAVDPQFSNVKDECYAGFDRLRAELLIPILEDSRVIGGLAVGARSTGDVYQAAEIDALSTVAQQASQALLRVRATDRLRARELEFADLKRFFPPQIIDQVMARGGAAELRSQRKLVTVVFADLRGFTSFSESVEPEEVMATLAEYHAATGRRIAEFGGTLERFAGDGFMVFFNDPLEQPDHARRAAEMALAMRDDVRRLREGWARKGYAIDVGMGIDSGYATCGFIGYEGRRDYGVIGKVSNLAARLSAAAAPGEILITARVAAELRDTVRTELVGELTLKGFAQPQLTYRLLDRVS from the coding sequence ATGCCCCCCGCAGCCATCCCGGGCGCGAGGTTCGAGGCGCCGCCGCAGCGTCCCCACCGCGTCCGAGCGCTGCGCGAGGTGCCGCCGCGACGCACGACGGAGAGCCCGCGCGCGCGCCTCGCCGCGGGAACGCTCGGGCAGAAGGCGCTGTTCGTCCTCCTGCTGGCGGTGTTCCTGTTCGGGCTCTGGATCACGGTCGCCGACAAGCTGCGGCGAGTGGGCGAGCCCGACGTCGGCTTCCTGATCGACGGCGGCGTCGTGTCGCCGACGCGGCCCGACGCCTCGGACGCCGGGCTGCGCGGCGGCGGGATCGCGCTCGCGGTGAACGGCGTGGCGCTCTCCGACCTCGACCGTCTGACGGAGCGCATCCCCGCGGTGCGCCGTGAGCTCGGCGCGAGCAACACGATCACCTTCGAGCGCATCGACGGCACGGTGCGCGAGGTCACCGTGCCGGTGCAGCTCTGGGACTGGCACGACGCGCTCTTCACCGAGGGCGGCAGCGGGCTCATCGGCCTGCTTTTCTTCGTCGTCGGGACGCTCGTCTTCGCGCTGCGCCCCTACGAGATCACGAGCTGGGCGCTGTACGCGCTCGCGACCATCGTCGGCGCCGCGCTGATCACCATCTTCGTGCCGATCACCGACGACCGCGATCTCCTCGCGTCGGTCTACTTTCGCTTCATCATCGGCGTCACGGCGTTCGTGCCCTACCACCTCGCGCTCGCCTTTCCCGTGCCGCACCGGCTGCTGCTGCGCGGCCGCGGCGCGTTGTGGCTGATCTACGGCGGCGGCGTCGCGCAGGGCCTCTACAACCTCGTCGCCTGGCGGCTCGGCTTCGTCGGCCCGTTCGCCTACACGCGCACGACCGCGGCGGTCGCGATGGTCGCCGCCATCGTGCTGTTCGTCGTGCGCTGCGCGGAGCACGCGGTGCGCTCGCGCGACGCGCTCGTCAAGCAGCGCGCGCGCATCCTGCTCGCCGGCATCGTCTTCGGGCTCGGCCCGCTGGTCGTCCTGCAGCTCGCGCAGCAGGCGATCGGCGTGACCGGCTTCGACATGCGTTTCGCGTTCTGGGCGCTCGGCATCCTGGTGGTCGCGCTGGCGCGCATCACGCTGCGCCCCGAGCTGATGAACGCGCGCATCGCGGTGCGGCGGGCGCTGATCTACGCCACCGTGGTCGGCGTCTTGACGCTGCTCGCGGTCGCGCTGGTGTCGGTGCGTCCGTACGCGGTCGCGCTGCTGCTCCTGCCGCTGCTCTACGTCTGGCCGCACTTCGACGCCTGGCTCGACGACTGGCTCTATCCGCAGCGTGCGCACTTCCCCGAGCTGCTGCGCGAGATCGGCAACGAGATGGCGACGTGCGGCACCGTCGACGACGTGCTCGACGTGCTGACGCGCGCTCCCGAGCGGCTGTGCGACGCGCGCAGCAGCGTCGCGTTCCTGCTCGCCGGCACGACCGGTGGTGAGGAGCGCGTGCGCTCGAGCGACGGCGCGCCGGTCTCGGGCACGATGCCGCTCGGCGACGAGACCGTCGTGCTGCTGCTGCGCACGACGCGCAAGGAGATCCTGCGCGACCGCATCGCGGTCGACCCGCAGTTCTCGAACGTCAAGGACGAGTGCTACGCGGGCTTCGATCGTCTGCGCGCCGAGCTGCTGATCCCCATCCTCGAGGACAGCCGCGTCATCGGCGGGCTCGCGGTCGGCGCGCGCAGCACGGGCGACGTCTACCAGGCGGCCGAGATCGACGCGCTGTCGACGGTCGCGCAGCAGGCGTCGCAGGCGCTGCTCCGCGTGCGCGCCACCGACCGGCTGCGCGCGCGCGAGCTCGAGTTCGCCGACCTCAAGCGCTTCTTCCCGCCGCAGATCATCGACCAGGTGATGGCGCGCGGCGGCGCCGCCGAGCTGCGCAGCCAGCGCAAGCTCGTCACCGTCGTGTTCGCCGACCTGCGCGGCTTCACGTCGTTCTCGGAGAGCGTCGAGCCCGAGGAGGTGATGGCGACGCTCGCCGAGTACCACGCGGCGACCGGGCGGCGAATCGCGGAGTTCGGCGGCACGCTCGAGCGCTTCGCCGGCGACGGCTTCATGGTGTTCTTCAACGACCCGCTCGAGCAGCCGGACCACGCGCGGCGCGCGGCGGAGATGGCGCTCGCGATGCGCGACGACGTGCGCCGTCTGCGCGAGGGCTGGGCGCGCAAGGGCTACGCGATCGACGTCGGCATGGGCATCGACAGCGGCTACGCGACCTGCGGCTTCATCGGCTACGAGGGGCGGCGCGACTACGGCGTGATCGGCAAGGTGTCGAACTTGGCGGCGCGGCTGAGCGCCGCGGCGGCGCCCGGCGAGATCCTGATCACGGCGCGCGTCGCCGCCGAGCTGCGCGACACGGTGCGCACCGAGCTGGTCGGCGAGCTGACGCTGAAGGGCTTCGCGCAGCCGCAGCTCACGTACCGGCTGCTCGACCGCGTCTCGTGA
- the lpdA gene encoding dihydrolipoyl dehydrogenase, whose amino-acid sequence MASERPAANAASAQPYDLVVIGAGPGGYVAAIRAGQLGMRVACVDKDPALGGTCLNVGCIPSKALLHSSELYEAARKHFAEHGIEVGSVSVDLAKMMQRKTRVVTTMTRGIAGLFKKNGVEQVTGTARIAKPGQVVVKDKDGGERTLDTKAILIASGSVPIALPGLPFDGKRIIDSTRALELTEVPGELAVVGAGAIGLELGSVWRRLGSKVTVIELTPGAVPGMDREMAKLLERSLAKQGLAFKFDTRVESASVEGERVRLTLRSGDGKTAELGADVVLVAVGRRAYPDLLGLEQVGVALDERGRIVVDERYATNVPGIYAIGDVIAGPMLAHKASEEGVACVELLAGKAGHVNYDAIPNVVYTFPELASVGISEEAAKARGLDVRIGKFPFAANGRAKTMGEIEGQVKIIADAKTDRVLGVHVFGPHASDLIAEAAVAIEFGASSEDIARSVHAHPTLPEAMKEAALAVDGRALHV is encoded by the coding sequence GTGGCGTCCGAGCGACCCGCCGCGAACGCGGCCAGCGCACAACCCTACGATCTCGTCGTCATCGGCGCCGGACCCGGCGGCTACGTCGCGGCGATCCGCGCGGGCCAGCTCGGCATGCGCGTCGCCTGCGTCGACAAGGACCCGGCGCTCGGCGGCACCTGCCTCAACGTCGGCTGCATCCCGAGCAAGGCGCTGCTGCACTCGAGCGAGCTCTACGAGGCGGCGCGCAAGCACTTCGCCGAGCACGGCATCGAGGTCGGCAGCGTGTCGGTCGACCTCGCGAAGATGATGCAGCGCAAGACGCGCGTCGTCACCACGATGACCCGCGGCATCGCCGGCCTGTTCAAGAAGAACGGCGTCGAGCAGGTCACCGGCACGGCGCGCATCGCGAAGCCCGGGCAGGTCGTCGTCAAGGACAAAGACGGCGGCGAGCGCACGCTCGACACCAAGGCGATCCTGATCGCGAGCGGCAGCGTGCCGATCGCGCTTCCCGGGCTGCCGTTCGACGGCAAGCGGATCATCGACTCGACGCGCGCGCTCGAGCTCACCGAGGTGCCGGGCGAGCTCGCGGTGGTCGGCGCGGGCGCGATCGGGCTCGAGCTCGGCTCGGTGTGGCGCCGGCTCGGCAGCAAGGTGACGGTGATCGAGCTCACGCCGGGCGCCGTGCCGGGCATGGACCGCGAGATGGCGAAGCTGCTCGAGCGCTCGCTCGCGAAGCAAGGTCTCGCGTTCAAGTTCGACACGCGCGTCGAGTCGGCGAGCGTCGAGGGCGAGCGCGTACGCCTGACGCTGCGCTCGGGCGACGGCAAGACCGCCGAGCTCGGCGCCGACGTCGTCCTGGTCGCGGTCGGACGGCGCGCCTACCCGGATTTGCTCGGGCTCGAGCAGGTCGGCGTCGCGCTCGACGAGCGCGGGCGGATCGTCGTCGACGAGCGCTACGCGACCAACGTCCCCGGGATCTATGCGATCGGCGACGTGATCGCGGGTCCGATGCTCGCGCACAAGGCGTCGGAGGAAGGGGTCGCCTGCGTCGAGCTGCTCGCCGGCAAGGCCGGGCACGTCAACTACGACGCGATCCCGAACGTGGTCTACACCTTCCCCGAGCTCGCGAGCGTCGGCATCAGCGAGGAGGCGGCCAAGGCGCGCGGCCTCGACGTCCGCATCGGCAAGTTCCCGTTCGCCGCCAACGGACGCGCCAAGACGATGGGCGAGATCGAGGGCCAGGTGAAGATCATCGCCGACGCCAAGACCGACCGCGTGCTCGGCGTGCACGTCTTCGGCCCGCACGCGTCCGACCTGATCGCCGAGGCCGCGGTGGCGATCGAGTTCGGCGCGAGCTCCGAGGACATCGCGCGCTCGGTGCACGCCCACCCGACGCTGCCCGAGGCGATGAAGGAGGCGGCGCTCGCGGTCGACGGGCGCGCGCTGCACGTCTAG